In Juglans microcarpa x Juglans regia isolate MS1-56 chromosome 1S, Jm3101_v1.0, whole genome shotgun sequence, the genomic stretch TGTACAAATTATCAATAGCCTAATATCTGTTAACTTTATACCACTCTCACTCGGTTATattatgaatttgtttttagtTGTAGAACATTTTCCACCCCCTTGATTAAGTTCATTTAGCTTGGCATAGTCATGGAGGATATTTTAGAGAAGTAGAACAAGAAGTGATATGGCCCATTCCTTCCTGCTTAAGCTTATCAAGTTTTGAGGATCATGTGAAGTAATAATCATAGACTAGTTCCAATTaactttttctttgttcttcttTTGGGAGGCAGGGGGAGGTGGTTCAGGTCAAAAGCATCTTGCCACTCTTTCTTATGGTCAACTGGAAATAACTGAGGAAATAAATGTGTTTACGACTTGTAATTTGGCAGGAAGCTAGTGACCCATTTACTCGTTGCAATAGAATCTTGATCAATAATTTGCACATTGAAGTTTTAGTAATCTGATGGTTTCTAGATAACGTGATAAAAGTAGAATGAATATTTGGTTTATGCTTGTTGGAAAATTGAAGGGAAAGAGTAACCTGGTCAAAGATTGCTGTTGGATTGCTAGGGTAGCACAAGCGTTGGGGAATCAACTATTCCAGAAATTCTTCCTTCACAGGGGCAGCATGAAAGCAGAAGATAAACCTGATAATGACCATAGTATCTGCTAGTTCAGTAATGTTATTCAAACCTAATATACCCTATGCATGCATTTGGGTACTTCTGGCAATGTATCATGTATGGGTTATAGGAACAATTCATATGTTATGGAGGGGCATTAAATTACCTGTTCTTTGGAGTACCCAAATTTGGAGAGGTAGTCAATGGCATTGAGGACAGCTCGCTTGTAAGCAACACTTGCATCAAGGTAGTGTTGCCTTCCACTCTCGTCAACACTAATGCCCTCAAATACCAGCCATTCTGAAAATCTTGGCTCGACTGGACCTATCTCAAATATTGGATTCACATGGAGAGGAGTGGGACCCATTGGCGTAAGGTACTCTTTCATTCCTCCTCTGATAAGTTCACACCTGAAATAACAAGATATGTGCTGGATGACCAATAAGCTGTGAACAATGTGCTGGAGATGGAGATAGCTGTTTGATTCTTTTATTCAGTACATTGGAGTCTCAAATAATGGAGTAACTGATGTATTCGTTTTATTAAGTAGTGATTGACCTAAATATGATGAAAGTGGTTTTCAATGGTGAAATCATGCAAGTCttagaaatttgaaatgttCTGTGACATGTTATTTAGTTGTTGATGAGgcacataaatttattttccagGTTAGTGAGATGGCCCAACATTGTGATTGACATCAAAAGTGAGAATTTTCAGTGTTTGGAAGGGATATTCTCGATGATGTTTAGATAGTTCTGCTCTTAAGATGTTAAAGAATCCTAAATTGGTTTTAGAAGGAAAAACCATGCCTGGAGATAAGCAGTGTGGGATATATTTCTGTGATAGTTTGATTGGAGTATCTAACACGTAGCATATGTATAAGACAAAGAAACTCCTGATATTCTTTATCTTTGCCACTATGGTTAAAGTGTTCAAGTGGTGTATCAAGTTGTTGCAGTGGTATCTGAAGTAGCTGCTTCTTTAGCAAGAGTTGTTAACTCATTACAAACCTTCTCAGCAGTCATTTCTTTTACTGGACACCAGAGCAGTTGCCAGTCATCTCTGTTTAGTGATTCTAGAGGTCAACTTCTAGGGTGTACTGGACATGTGTTCTGGTTCCTTTAAATATCCTCACAATTTCTCTCAAAACTGTTCCTCTTATTTTAGTAAGATCTTATAACATTCATTCCAAGAGCAATGGGATCCCGCCCTCCCCCTGCCCCTTCCAAggcttataataataaataattggtATCTCTTCTACTCATGAAACTATCATCAATATCACTACAAATCAGATGCTTTGGTCAATGTTATCAATGCTTGTTCAGAATCCTGACATAGAAACCTAAATGTTAAGAGATACGAAATATACTTAAGTTCTAGGAAACCACTCATCTCGATTGCGCCACAGAATGAAACTTCACCGTCACCCTGGGAGAAGTGCATATCACCAGTACTGAGATTTGCTCCATCTACAAATACAGGAAGGTATATCTTTGAACCTCTGCTGAGATTTTTTATGTCACAATTGCCACCATTTTCTCTTCCTGGAATTGTTCTTGCAGCCTCCCTAGCAATCTTTTCCCATTCTGGAGTGCCATCTTCAATCTACAAACGTCAGTGACACAGTGAATAACTAATTGATTCAGTTCCAACTCTGGTGGCTAACATTAGCTACCAGAATTTTATGAAAGTTCTTTCACGGTCACTTTGGTACTCTCCTGAGTATTCAATGAAGCATACCTTTCCTAGGCGGCAGCCTTTGGGTGTTGGTAGGTTTGCTAATGGTCGTGAATGCAAAACCTCAcataatttgagattttggagcCCATTTTCTTCAAGATCTCTTTCCCTTTTGTTCCATATGTCGAGCAGTTCCATTGATGGGGCAGTTCCAATTACTCCCGGGTGAGTTAAGCCTGGAAATCGTACTCCTGCAATGCATGGcataatatatgaaatagaaTCTATTCCTTTTCTCCGCAATATATTTAGAGTAGTCTATGAAGCTTTTAGGGGCACGCGGCTAGGGAGGTGGGGAAAGAAGGGTAGAAACTTTACCCGGTATGTGAGGAGAGTAGGCATATATTCCTTCAAAATACCAAATAGCTTTGGTTGCGCAAGGAAAATGGTCAGTCAGGAAACCACCTCCATTTTCTCTGTCAAATGTTGCTGTATAACCCCATTCATCTCCAGGAAGAGGACCCAAGTTCAATATTTCAACCACTAGAAGATCACCTGGCTTGGCCGCTATCCCATCCTCGCCCACAACCCTGATCGGCCCGCTGAGATAATGAACCTGTGCCAGTTTCCAGATCGTTAATCATTGACGTACTCAAAATGATCATGCTCATAGGATATGCTAATATGTCAGTCTCAATTAGCAGTTTCTTCTAATCAGGTTGATAGCAACAATCCCTTCTAGAGTTGGTAAGTTTCTCCTCAGTAGATACGTTAAAAGTTCGTACTTACAGCTGAGAGGTCTATGGATTTTATATCAAGTGCAGAATCATCATCTTTAATTACACCTCCAGTCCAGTCTGACATCTCCACTCTAAAGAGCTCGCTAACTTTTACCTCTGCAACTGGGGGTATGTGAGGATGCCAACGGTTGTGTAGAGGGAA encodes the following:
- the LOC121246683 gene encoding LOW QUALITY PROTEIN: formamidase-like (The sequence of the model RefSeq protein was modified relative to this genomic sequence to represent the inferred CDS: inserted 2 bases in 1 codon), with translation MAPPTPKQVVTIDLTKKPWEQKFPLHNRWHPHIPPVAEVKVSELFRVEMSDWTGGVIKDDDSALDIKSIDLSAVHYLSGPIRVVGEDGIAAKPGDLLVVEILNLGPLPGDEWGYTATFDRENGGGFLTDHFPCATKAIWYFEGIYAYSPHIPGVRFPGLTHPGVIGTAPSMELLDIWNKRERDLEENGLQNLKLCEVLHSRPLANLPTPKGCRLGKIEDGTPEWEKIAREAARTIPGRENGGNCDIKNLSRGSKIYLPVFVDGANLSTGDMHFSQGDGEVSFCGAIEMSGFLELKCELIRGGMKEYLTPMGPTPLHVNPIFEIGPVEPRFSEWLVFEGISVDESGRQHYLDASVAYKRAVLNAIDYLSKFGYSKEQVYLLLSCCPCEGRISGIVDSPTLVLPXSNPTAIFDQDIRPKNKKVPVGPRIVRKPDVLKCTYDGNLPVTRNPSAST